Proteins encoded by one window of Propionispora hippei DSM 15287:
- a CDS encoding NAD(P)-dependent oxidoreductase yields the protein MKIALIGATGFVGSQLVGEALSRGHQVTAISRDTSKLTCQDEKLFPLALDINDTGALTALFKQQDVVISAFNSGWKNPNLYEDYKKGYASILAAAKNSRVKRILIVGGAASLILPSGEKVYDVHIPEDFKTAVRGPLELLEELRQERELNWTFISPAPNLTAGDKTGHFRLGKDNPVTDEKGESRISVGDLAVAILDEIEAPQFIRQRFTAGY from the coding sequence GTGAAAATTGCGTTAATCGGAGCCACAGGTTTTGTCGGCTCTCAACTGGTCGGTGAAGCGCTTAGCCGAGGCCATCAGGTGACGGCCATCAGCCGGGACACCAGCAAATTGACCTGCCAGGACGAAAAACTGTTCCCTCTCGCGCTGGATATCAACGATACCGGCGCACTGACCGCTTTATTCAAGCAGCAGGATGTCGTCATCAGCGCGTTTAACTCAGGCTGGAAAAACCCTAATCTCTATGAGGATTATAAGAAAGGCTACGCCTCCATTCTGGCAGCGGCCAAAAACTCCAGGGTAAAACGCATTCTGATTGTAGGCGGCGCGGCAAGTTTGATCCTCCCCTCCGGCGAAAAGGTCTATGACGTACATATCCCGGAGGACTTTAAAACAGCAGTCCGGGGTCCGTTGGAGCTGCTGGAGGAACTGCGTCAGGAAAGGGAACTGAACTGGACCTTTATCAGCCCGGCTCCCAATTTGACCGCCGGCGACAAGACCGGACACTTCCGGCTTGGTAAAGACAATCCGGTCACTGACGAAAAAGGGGAAAGCCGTATTTCGGTGGGTGATCTGGCTGTCGCCATCCTGGATGAAATAGAAGCACCGCAATTTATCCGTCAGCGCTTTACCGCCGGCTATTAA
- a CDS encoding class I SAM-dependent methyltransferase, with amino-acid sequence MKYDPEAMKNYSSAHEGFVEHYQAAPPWDIGRPQTPFLTVSDQIESPVLDVGCGTGSTSIFFAAKGLDVTGIDFVEKAIQLAQAKAVGKDLSVRFLVKDAMTLVNWDERFSSVIDSGLFHVYTGAEQKQEQKLYVQGLAHVLKPGGRLFLLSFTEEAPEGGVSRQELSDIFADGWEVESIQQVVGEINPAFLAEHSEAFPAGGPKMWFAVIRRLPC; translated from the coding sequence ATGAAATACGATCCAGAGGCAATGAAGAACTATAGCTCAGCTCATGAAGGCTTTGTGGAACACTATCAGGCGGCTCCTCCCTGGGACATTGGCAGACCCCAGACGCCTTTTTTAACGGTGAGCGACCAAATCGAAAGCCCCGTGCTTGATGTTGGCTGCGGTACTGGCAGTACGTCAATCTTCTTTGCCGCTAAGGGACTTGATGTTACCGGGATTGATTTTGTGGAAAAAGCGATTCAACTGGCTCAGGCAAAGGCCGTCGGCAAGGATTTATCCGTACGTTTTTTGGTGAAAGACGCAATGACGCTGGTCAATTGGGACGAACGTTTTTCCAGCGTGATTGACAGTGGTCTGTTTCATGTATATACGGGAGCGGAACAGAAGCAGGAGCAAAAACTGTATGTGCAGGGATTGGCCCATGTGTTAAAGCCGGGCGGAAGACTTTTCTTACTGAGTTTTACCGAAGAGGCTCCGGAAGGGGGCGTTTCCAGGCAGGAGTTGTCCGATATTTTTGCGGATGGCTGGGAGGTTGAGTCGATCCAGCAAGTCGTTGGTGAAATCAATCCGGCGTTTTTGGCCGAACATTCCGAAGCCTTTCCGGCAGGAGGACCCAAAATGTGGTTTGCCGTGATTCGCCGTTTACCCTGTTAG
- a CDS encoding oleate hydratase — MYYSSGNYEAFARPQKPVGVDDKSAYLVGSGLASLAAACFLIRDGQLQGDRIHILEELPIAGGACDGIHDSQKGFIIRGGREMENHFECLWDLFRSIPSLETEGISVLDEFYWLNKRDPNYSLMRVTEKRGQDAHTDGKFGLSEKAALEIMKVFMTSDENLYDLKICDVFTDEFFSSHFWLYWRTMFAFEEWHSALEMKLYLQRFIHHIGGLPDFSALKFTKYNQYESLIRPLVSYLAAHGVQFHYNSRVVNVIFDICGTKKTAGKILYQRDDREEVIELTENDLVFITNGSCTENSTYGDDHYAPRLNTATGGCWELWRRIARQDPAFGNPDVFCTDIKATNWESATITTLDDRIPPYIQKIAKRDPFSGRVVTGGIITVKDSNWLMSYTLNRQPHFKEQPKEQLVIWLYGLFTDVPGNYIKKPMRECTGREIVEEWLYHLGVPEQQIADLAARSAHCIPCMMPYITAFFMPRKAGDRPKVVPEGSVNFAFIGQFADTVRDTVFTTEYSVRTAMEAVYTLLDVDRGVPEVFASCYDVRVLLDAMSKMMDGRKLTDIKLPFLLHVMEKKMLRKISGTVLEELLRKYRLI; from the coding sequence TTGTATTATAGCAGTGGAAATTATGAGGCCTTTGCCCGGCCTCAGAAACCGGTGGGTGTGGATGATAAGTCGGCCTATCTTGTCGGTTCCGGGTTGGCTTCTTTAGCGGCCGCCTGCTTTCTGATCCGGGACGGACAGCTGCAAGGGGATCGTATTCATATTCTGGAAGAGCTTCCGATTGCCGGCGGTGCCTGCGACGGAATTCATGACAGCCAGAAAGGGTTTATCATCCGCGGCGGTCGCGAGATGGAGAACCATTTTGAATGTCTGTGGGACCTGTTCCGGTCGATTCCTTCGCTGGAGACGGAAGGCATATCGGTGTTGGACGAATTTTATTGGCTGAACAAGCGGGACCCTAATTATTCGCTCATGCGAGTGACGGAAAAGCGCGGGCAGGATGCTCATACGGACGGGAAATTCGGCTTAAGTGAAAAGGCTGCGCTGGAAATTATGAAAGTCTTTATGACCAGCGACGAGAATTTGTATGATTTGAAAATATGCGACGTTTTTACGGACGAATTTTTTAGCTCCCATTTCTGGCTCTATTGGCGGACCATGTTTGCTTTTGAAGAGTGGCACAGTGCCTTGGAAATGAAGCTGTACCTTCAGCGTTTTATTCATCATATTGGCGGTCTTCCCGACTTCTCAGCCTTGAAGTTCACTAAATACAATCAGTATGAATCATTGATTCGCCCGTTGGTTTCCTATCTCGCCGCCCATGGGGTGCAGTTTCACTATAACAGCAGAGTCGTCAATGTAATTTTTGACATCTGCGGCACCAAAAAGACAGCCGGTAAAATTCTCTATCAGCGTGATGACCGGGAAGAAGTCATCGAATTGACGGAAAATGATCTGGTCTTTATTACTAACGGGAGCTGTACGGAAAACTCTACCTATGGCGATGATCACTATGCGCCCAGACTGAATACAGCTACCGGAGGCTGTTGGGAACTTTGGCGCCGTATTGCCCGGCAGGACCCGGCGTTTGGAAACCCAGATGTCTTTTGCACCGATATAAAAGCCACCAACTGGGAATCGGCCACTATTACCACTCTTGATGACCGGATTCCTCCTTATATTCAGAAAATAGCCAAGCGTGATCCTTTTAGCGGCAGGGTTGTTACCGGCGGGATTATTACCGTAAAGGACTCAAACTGGCTGATGAGCTATACCTTAAACCGTCAGCCCCACTTTAAGGAGCAGCCTAAAGAACAACTGGTTATCTGGCTTTACGGCTTATTTACCGATGTTCCCGGCAATTACATCAAAAAACCGATGAGAGAATGTACCGGCAGGGAGATTGTAGAGGAATGGCTGTACCACCTGGGAGTACCGGAACAGCAGATTGCCGATTTGGCTGCCCGTTCGGCCCATTGTATTCCCTGTATGATGCCGTATATTACCGCCTTCTTCATGCCCCGGAAGGCGGGCGACAGGCCGAAGGTAGTACCGGAGGGCAGTGTGAATTTTGCCTTTATCGGACAGTTTGCCGATACGGTGCGCGATACTGTATTTACCACCGAGTATTCTGTGCGGACGGCCATGGAGGCAGTGTATACGCTGCTGGATGTGGACAGGGGGGTACCGGAGGTTTTTGCTTCCTGCTACGATGTCCGGGTCTTGTTGGACGCGATGTCTAAGATGATGGACGGCAGAAAACTGACTGACATAAAGCTGCCTTTCTTATTGCACGTAATGGAGAAAAAAATGTTGCGGAAAATCTCGGGTACGGTGCTGGAAGAACTGCTTAGAAAATACCGTTTGATCTAA
- a CDS encoding winged helix-turn-helix transcriptional regulator: MKRRELSSIPCPIEYTIELLSGKWKMHVIWQVAKQEVIRFNELRRQLNGISNVMLAQTLQELEEAGVINRHQYNEIPPRVEYSLTELGKGLLPVFAVLETWGKQCGWTYPERFVQAE; encoded by the coding sequence ATGAAAAGACGTGAACTCTCGTCGATACCCTGTCCCATTGAATATACCATCGAGTTACTAAGTGGAAAATGGAAGATGCATGTCATCTGGCAAGTAGCCAAACAGGAGGTAATCCGGTTTAATGAGCTGAGGCGTCAGCTAAACGGCATTTCCAATGTCATGCTGGCTCAGACCTTGCAGGAACTGGAGGAAGCCGGTGTCATTAACAGGCATCAGTACAACGAGATCCCGCCAAGGGTTGAATATTCGTTGACCGAGCTGGGAAAAGGGCTGCTGCCGGTGTTTGCCGTTTTGGAAACCTGGGGCAAACAATGCGGCTGGACTTATCCGGAGCGGTTTGTACAGGCAGAATAG
- a CDS encoding MarR family winged helix-turn-helix transcriptional regulator — protein sequence MEKTSYNLTEKFILLSRLFMQKHHQMGASQHHDPFRGQGRILALLKLQPEMSQKKLSYLLGIRPQSMGELLAKLESNGYIRRTPSTEDRRAMEIQLTAEGAAAAAASEERRARELAADDMFQCLNQEEQEVLAGYLERVIGALQKTVACEPEEFPEHWQHPHDFDDRRRRFGEWPRERF from the coding sequence ATGGAGAAAACAAGTTACAATTTGACGGAAAAGTTTATCCTGCTTAGCCGCTTGTTTATGCAGAAACACCATCAAATGGGAGCCAGTCAGCACCATGATCCGTTTCGCGGTCAGGGCAGAATTTTGGCGTTGCTTAAGCTGCAGCCGGAAATGAGTCAAAAGAAACTTTCCTATTTACTTGGTATAAGACCGCAATCGATGGGAGAGCTGCTGGCTAAGCTGGAGTCGAATGGTTATATTCGCCGGACGCCTTCCACTGAAGACCGGCGGGCCATGGAAATTCAGTTAACCGCCGAAGGAGCGGCAGCCGCTGCGGCAAGCGAGGAGCGGCGGGCCAGAGAGCTTGCTGCCGACGATATGTTTCAGTGCTTAAACCAGGAGGAACAGGAAGTGCTGGCCGGTTATCTGGAGCGGGTCATTGGTGCGCTGCAAAAAACAGTTGCCTGTGAGCCAGAGGAGTTTCCTGAGCATTGGCAGCACCCGCATGACTTTGATGATCGCCGTAGAAGATTCGGCGAATGGCCACGAGAACGGTTTTAA